A part of Amycolatopsis camponoti genomic DNA contains:
- a CDS encoding S1 family peptidase, which translates to MTPRKTALKTFAVLSAAALTSGVCASAATASPQAFAQVQAAAISNATQVADSLGATSGGIYLENGKAVVNVTDDASVQKVEAAGLTAKKVKHTFAALTGVKNQLDAVKNVPQTAWGIDTKTNQVVVKVYDAASKGTADKVAAAAAQYGDSVRVEHRTGKLSLYIADGDAIQNDQGRCSLGFNVTRGGEPFLLTAGHCTNLGGTWAGGDVSGAQVVESDCPGADSGLLTRPNGSGPGEINTGQAITSAATPTVGEQMQKQGSTTGGGSGEVTSVDESVNFDVGVLNHEFGTTAHTDHGDSGGPAYDGSKGLGTLSGGDTVTSYFYPLTLELQSYGLELA; encoded by the coding sequence ATGACTCCCCGGAAAACCGCCCTCAAGACCTTCGCCGTCTTGTCGGCCGCCGCGCTGACGTCCGGCGTGTGCGCGTCGGCGGCCACCGCGTCCCCCCAGGCCTTCGCCCAGGTGCAGGCCGCCGCGATCAGCAACGCCACCCAGGTCGCCGACTCGCTGGGTGCCACCTCGGGTGGCATCTACCTGGAGAACGGCAAGGCCGTCGTGAACGTCACCGATGACGCTTCGGTGCAGAAGGTCGAGGCCGCCGGCCTCACCGCGAAGAAGGTCAAGCACACCTTCGCGGCGCTGACCGGCGTCAAGAACCAGCTGGACGCGGTGAAGAACGTCCCGCAGACCGCGTGGGGCATCGACACCAAGACCAACCAGGTCGTGGTGAAGGTCTACGACGCGGCCAGCAAGGGCACCGCCGACAAGGTCGCCGCGGCCGCCGCCCAGTACGGCGACAGCGTCCGGGTCGAGCACCGCACCGGCAAGCTTTCGCTCTACATCGCCGACGGCGACGCGATCCAGAACGACCAGGGCCGCTGCTCCCTCGGCTTCAACGTGACGCGCGGCGGCGAGCCGTTCCTGCTCACCGCGGGCCACTGCACCAACCTCGGCGGTACCTGGGCCGGCGGCGACGTCTCCGGCGCGCAGGTCGTCGAAAGCGACTGCCCGGGAGCCGACTCCGGTCTGCTGACCCGTCCGAACGGCTCCGGCCCCGGCGAGATCAACACCGGCCAGGCGATCACGAGCGCGGCGACCCCGACGGTCGGCGAGCAGATGCAGAAGCAGGGCTCGACCACCGGTGGCGGCAGCGGCGAGGTCACCTCGGTCGACGAGTCGGTCAACTTCGACGTCGGCGTCCTGAACCACGAGTTCGGCACCACCGCGCACACCGACCACGGCGACTCGGGCGGCCCGGCCTACGACGGTTCGAAGGGCCTCGGCACGCTGTCCGGCGGCGACACCGTGACCAGCTACTTCTACCCGCTCACGCTGGAGCTGCAGAGCTACGGCCTCGAGCTCGCCTGA
- a CDS encoding discoidin domain-containing protein, producing MTRRALVLVVTLFLALASALAGATTANAATTQPTFLTFYGWWDNTPPGGDIAYPKIHDTAGGKGSYADPITFATSSDELKPGTKVWVPRVKKYFIMEDGCDECSDDWNSKGPNGGPGLRHIDLWLGGKGGSAFDAIDCEDALTHYNADNTPVMEPVVVDPPSNEDYDATPIFNTSTGECWGGAQPNTTVGQYKNNSTGTCLEAPSSGTTLKVAACTGTDAQRFTFHGAFLVIDDKCAGISGSSIVLQTCTGGPAQQWSINPDGTISDIQTSKKCFRASGTTLTAGSCSGTQARWTFTAAGTPSGLGVTPSAVSVAPGASATATVTSTDAVTLSASGAPAGVTVSFSPASVPAGGTSTATVTAVATASPGSATITITGGTKTASLGVTVTGGGTESLLSQGKTATASSTESSSYPASAAFDGNLTSTRWASKEGSANEWLRVDLGATKAVSHVKLSWEAAYGKAYSIQTSADGTTWTTIYSTTTGNGATDDLTGLAGSGRYVRMNGVTRGTSYGYSLYEMQVYGTA from the coding sequence ATGACCCGGCGCGCTCTCGTGCTCGTCGTGACCCTGTTCCTCGCACTGGCCTCCGCCCTCGCCGGCGCGACCACCGCGAACGCGGCCACCACGCAGCCCACCTTCCTCACCTTCTACGGCTGGTGGGACAACACCCCGCCCGGCGGCGACATCGCCTACCCGAAGATCCACGACACCGCGGGCGGCAAGGGCAGCTACGCCGACCCGATCACCTTCGCCACCAGCAGCGACGAACTGAAGCCCGGCACCAAGGTCTGGGTCCCGCGGGTGAAGAAGTACTTCATCATGGAGGACGGCTGCGACGAGTGTTCCGACGACTGGAACAGCAAGGGCCCGAACGGCGGCCCCGGCCTGCGGCACATCGACCTCTGGCTCGGCGGCAAGGGCGGCAGCGCCTTCGACGCGATCGACTGCGAAGACGCGCTCACGCACTACAACGCCGACAACACACCGGTGATGGAGCCGGTGGTCGTCGACCCGCCGTCGAACGAGGACTACGACGCGACGCCGATCTTCAACACCAGCACCGGCGAGTGCTGGGGCGGGGCCCAGCCGAACACGACCGTCGGCCAGTACAAGAACAACTCGACCGGCACGTGCCTCGAAGCCCCGAGCAGCGGGACGACGCTGAAAGTCGCCGCCTGCACCGGAACCGACGCCCAGCGCTTCACCTTCCACGGCGCTTTCCTGGTGATCGACGACAAGTGCGCGGGCATCTCCGGCAGCTCGATCGTGCTGCAGACCTGCACCGGCGGGCCGGCCCAGCAGTGGTCGATCAACCCCGACGGCACCATTTCCGACATCCAGACGAGCAAGAAGTGCTTCCGCGCCTCGGGCACGACACTCACCGCGGGCAGCTGCTCCGGCACGCAGGCCCGCTGGACGTTCACCGCGGCCGGGACCCCGAGCGGCCTCGGCGTGACGCCGTCGGCGGTGTCGGTCGCGCCGGGGGCGTCGGCGACGGCCACCGTCACCTCCACGGACGCCGTCACGCTGTCCGCGAGCGGCGCTCCCGCGGGCGTCACCGTGTCCTTCTCCCCGGCGTCGGTGCCGGCCGGCGGAACCTCGACCGCCACGGTCACCGCTGTCGCGACCGCGAGCCCGGGCTCGGCGACGATCACCATCACCGGCGGGACGAAGACCGCTTCGCTCGGCGTCACGGTCACCGGCGGCGGCACCGAAAGCCTGCTCTCCCAGGGCAAGACCGCGACGGCGTCGTCGACGGAGTCGTCGTCCTACCCGGCGAGCGCGGCCTTCGACGGCAACCTGACCAGCACGCGCTGGGCGTCGAAGGAAGGCTCCGCGAACGAGTGGCTGCGCGTCGACCTCGGCGCCACCAAGGCGGTCTCGCACGTCAAGCTGAGCTGGGAAGCCGCGTACGGGAAGGCGTACAGCATCCAAACCTCGGCCGATGGCACGACCTGGACGACGATCTACAGCACCACGACCGGCAACGGTGCCACCGACGACCTCACCGGCCTGGCCGGCAGCGGCCGCTACGTGCGGATGAACGGCGTCACGCGCGGCACGTCGTACGGCTACTCGCTGTACGAGATGCAGGTGTACGGCACGGCCTGA
- a CDS encoding GNAT family N-acetyltransferase, whose product MTETRVVDNPDEGRYEIWAGDKLAGSAFYDLRGDLTVFTHTEIDDAFAGQGLGKVLAAAALDDVVAKGRTIVPVCPFVAGYLRKNPGYEDHVRWPKG is encoded by the coding sequence ATGACCGAGACCCGAGTGGTCGACAACCCCGACGAAGGCCGCTACGAGATCTGGGCCGGGGACAAGCTGGCGGGGTCCGCGTTCTACGACCTGCGCGGCGACCTCACGGTGTTCACCCACACCGAGATCGACGACGCCTTCGCGGGCCAGGGGCTGGGCAAGGTCCTGGCCGCCGCCGCGCTGGACGACGTCGTCGCGAAGGGCCGGACGATCGTGCCGGTCTGCCCGTTCGTCGCCGGATATCTGCGGAAGAACCCGGGCTACGAGGACCACGTTCGCTGGCCGAAAGGGTGA
- a CDS encoding SAM-dependent methyltransferase, with amino-acid sequence MAHTHDQPMTVENMLKQDFWEALYQRDEHRIWSGNVNRNLSSEVAGLKPGRALDLGCGEGGDAIWLAKQGWTVDGADISTIALARAEEAGKEAGVEVRWLHRDILKWQPEEQYDLISAQYMHLPPDLRRDVFTAAAAAVRPGGSLLVVGHSPKAMREFDGQAPPLELFFEPEEITNFLGDAWEWIVETCETRGEGHHTDAVYRAKRL; translated from the coding sequence ATGGCGCACACGCACGACCAGCCGATGACCGTCGAGAACATGCTCAAGCAGGACTTCTGGGAAGCGCTCTACCAGCGCGACGAGCACCGGATCTGGAGCGGGAACGTCAACCGCAACCTCAGCTCCGAGGTCGCCGGGCTGAAACCCGGGCGCGCCCTGGACCTCGGCTGCGGCGAAGGCGGGGACGCGATCTGGCTCGCGAAGCAGGGCTGGACGGTCGACGGCGCCGACATCTCGACCATCGCGCTCGCCCGCGCCGAGGAAGCCGGGAAGGAGGCCGGTGTGGAGGTCCGCTGGCTGCACCGCGACATCCTGAAGTGGCAGCCGGAAGAGCAGTACGACCTGATCTCCGCGCAGTACATGCACCTGCCGCCGGACCTGCGCCGCGACGTCTTCACGGCGGCCGCGGCGGCCGTCCGGCCCGGCGGCTCGCTGCTGGTCGTCGGGCACTCGCCGAAGGCCATGCGCGAGTTCGACGGCCAGGCGCCGCCGCTGGAGCTGTTCTTCGAGCCGGAGGAGATCACGAACTTCCTCGGCGACGCCTGGGAGTGGATCGTCGAGACCTGCGAGACGCGCGGCGAGGGCCACCACACCGACGCCGTCTACCGCGCGAAGCGGCTCTGA